The following are from one region of the Salvelinus fontinalis isolate EN_2023a chromosome 5, ASM2944872v1, whole genome shotgun sequence genome:
- the plekhb2 gene encoding pleckstrin homology domain-containing family B member 2 isoform X1 has protein sequence MSIVKSGFLHRQSTILRRWKRNWFDLWSDGRLVFYDDQHRRDMEDEIHMRVDCINIRSATACQDLNPPEGRSRDALLQIVCRDGRVISICGDSADDALAWTMALQDARISSVVAPPQIGFAQQIVASAPPPYSEYGPPPPVYVPDAYGGYAPAPPVHGTQIIYSADGQPYAVAYPYQYQGAYPMRNPQGMNQVIVHERQRDDGGDVALSMLAGAATGLALGSLFSVF, from the exons ATGTCGATTGTGAAAAGTGGCTTCCTCCATCGGCAGA GCACTATTCTGCGGCGGTGGAAGAGGAACTGGTTTGATCTGTGGTCTGATGGGCGGCTGGTTTTCTATGATGACCAGCACCGGCGAGATATGGAGGATGAGATCCACATGAGAGTGGACTGCATTAACATTCGCAGTGCAACTGCATGTCAAG ATCTAAACCCTCCAGAGGGCAGAAGTCGAGATGCCCTGCTCCAGATAGTCTGCAGAGATGGACGGGTTATCAGCATTTGTGGAGACAGTGCAGATGATGCACT GGCATGGACCATGGCTCTCCAGGATGCCAGAATCAGCTCT GTGGTCGCACCTCCTCAGATTGGCTTTGCGCAGCAAATTGTTGCTTCTGCCCCTCCTCCATATTCTGAATATGGTCCTCCACCTCCG GTTTATGTTCCAGACGCTTATGGAGGGTATGCCCCAGCTCCTCCTGTCCATGGCACACAGATAATTTACTCAGCTGATGGGCAGCCCTATGCTGTTGCATACCCCTATCAATACCAAG GAGCATATCCTATGAGGAATCCCCAAGGGATGAATCAGGTTATTGTTCACGAGCGTCAACGTGACGATGGAGGAGACGTGGCTCTCAGCATGCTTGCTGGAGCTGCGACTGGATTGGCTCTtggctctctcttctctgtcttctag
- the plekhb2 gene encoding pleckstrin homology domain-containing family B member 2 isoform X2, translating to MEDEIHMRVDCINIRSATACQDLNPPEGRSRDALLQIVCRDGRVISICGDSADDALAWTMALQDARISSVVAPPQIGFAQQIVASAPPPYSEYGPPPPVYVPDAYGGYAPAPPVHGTQIIYSADGQPYAVAYPYQYQGAYPMRNPQGMNQVIVHERQRDDGGDVALSMLAGAATGLALGSLFSVF from the exons ATGGAGGATGAGATCCACATGAGAGTGGACTGCATTAACATTCGCAGTGCAACTGCATGTCAAG ATCTAAACCCTCCAGAGGGCAGAAGTCGAGATGCCCTGCTCCAGATAGTCTGCAGAGATGGACGGGTTATCAGCATTTGTGGAGACAGTGCAGATGATGCACT GGCATGGACCATGGCTCTCCAGGATGCCAGAATCAGCTCT GTGGTCGCACCTCCTCAGATTGGCTTTGCGCAGCAAATTGTTGCTTCTGCCCCTCCTCCATATTCTGAATATGGTCCTCCACCTCCG GTTTATGTTCCAGACGCTTATGGAGGGTATGCCCCAGCTCCTCCTGTCCATGGCACACAGATAATTTACTCAGCTGATGGGCAGCCCTATGCTGTTGCATACCCCTATCAATACCAAG GAGCATATCCTATGAGGAATCCCCAAGGGATGAATCAGGTTATTGTTCACGAGCGTCAACGTGACGATGGAGGAGACGTGGCTCTCAGCATGCTTGCTGGAGCTGCGACTGGATTGGCTCTtggctctctcttctctgtcttctag